The Desulfarculaceae bacterium genome window below encodes:
- the dksA gene encoding RNA polymerase-binding protein DksA, with translation MNQKKLESFRRLLEEKLDELLKEAERTVAGMTDSKENFPDPTDRAAMESDRNFLLRIRDRERKLISKIREALERIEDGSYGICESCGEDISEKRLKARPVTTLCIDCKKRQEANERARGL, from the coding sequence ATGAACCAGAAAAAGCTCGAGTCTTTCCGCCGCCTTTTGGAGGAAAAGCTGGATGAGCTGCTCAAAGAAGCCGAGCGCACCGTGGCGGGCATGACCGATAGCAAAGAAAATTTCCCCGACCCCACCGACCGGGCGGCCATGGAGTCGGACCGCAACTTCTTGCTCAGGATCCGCGACCGGGAGCGCAAGCTCATCAGCAAGATCCGCGAGGCGCTGGAGCGCATCGAGGACGGCTCCTACGGCATCTGCGAATCCTGCGGCGAGGATATCAGCGAAAAGCGCCTCAAGGCGCGGCCGGTCACCACCCTCTGCATCGACTGCAAGAAGCGCCAAGAGGCCAACGAAAGAGCCCGCGGCCTCTAG
- the moaC gene encoding cyclic pyranopterin monophosphate synthase MoaC: MGLSHLDDKGAARMVDVGAKPITTRRAVAEAWVELAPATLELIAQDGLPKGDALAVARLAGIMAAKKTPDLIPLCHPLPLNGVSLELTPQEGGVLIQATASTNANTGVEMEAMTAAAVAALALYDMVKGVDRGARLGRVQLLLKEGGKSGLWRRED; this comes from the coding sequence ATGGGCCTTAGTCATCTCGACGACAAGGGCGCCGCCCGCATGGTGGACGTGGGCGCCAAGCCCATAACCACGCGCCGGGCCGTGGCCGAGGCCTGGGTGGAGCTGGCTCCCGCCACCCTGGAGCTGATCGCCCAGGACGGCCTGCCCAAGGGCGACGCCCTGGCCGTGGCCCGCCTGGCCGGCATCATGGCTGCCAAGAAGACCCCCGACCTCATCCCCTTGTGCCATCCCCTGCCCCTGAACGGCGTCAGCCTGGAGCTGACCCCTCAAGAGGGCGGGGTGCTCATCCAAGCCACCGCCTCCACCAACGCCAACACCGGGGTGGAGATGGAGGCCATGACCGCCGCGGCCGTGGCCGCCCTGGCCCTGTACGACATGGTAAAGGGCGTGGATCGGGGAGCCCGGCTGGGGAGGGTGCAGTTGCTACTCAAGGAAGGGGGCAAGAGCGGTCTCTGGCGCCGGGAAGATTAG
- a CDS encoding undecaprenyl-phosphate glucose phosphotransferase, producing MFQQRLKFFRSILYMGDLALVALCWFGAYFVRFYLPIVPVTKGVPALSLYIMLFLVVLIDFAVVLPVSGLYKRPWAGTGHALWPVLRAVLVGVVVAITLTWFLRPYDFSRLVFLQFFVFTCLALLIYRPVLRHFWRRAYPENAGERVLIVGAGDLARQVAANVRANPVLGLSLAGFLTRDRGKVGREIEGLPILGHFSQTGDIAASHHVQVVIIALPLEAHEDLPVILEGLSQEMVDVRIVPDLYRFMSLGSTVESFEGMPIIGLRGSRLEGWPRVFKRAVDVVGSLALITLFSPLMVLIAILVKLTSRGPVLYRQRRMGLDGVEFMMLKFRSMRPKAEAETGAVWASPDDPRRTPLGKILRKTSLDELPQFFNALKGEMSLVGPRPERPELIQEFRSQIPGYMLRHMVKAGITGWAQINGWRGNTDLNKRIEHDLYYIENWSLWFDLKIMLLTPFRGLISPHAY from the coding sequence ATGTTTCAGCAGCGGCTCAAGTTCTTCCGCTCCATCCTCTACATGGGCGATCTCGCCCTGGTGGCGCTCTGTTGGTTCGGCGCCTACTTCGTGCGCTTCTATCTGCCCATCGTGCCCGTCACCAAGGGCGTCCCCGCTCTTAGCCTCTACATAATGCTCTTTCTGGTGGTGCTCATCGATTTCGCGGTGGTGCTGCCGGTCAGCGGGCTATACAAGCGCCCCTGGGCGGGCACGGGCCATGCCCTGTGGCCGGTGCTCCGGGCCGTCTTGGTGGGCGTGGTGGTGGCCATCACCCTCACCTGGTTCCTCAGGCCCTACGACTTCAGCCGCCTGGTGTTTTTGCAATTTTTCGTGTTCACCTGCCTGGCCCTGCTCATATACCGCCCGGTGCTGCGCCACTTCTGGCGGCGGGCCTACCCCGAGAACGCGGGGGAGCGCGTGTTGATCGTGGGCGCGGGCGATCTGGCCCGGCAGGTGGCGGCCAACGTCCGGGCCAACCCGGTGCTGGGCCTGAGCCTGGCGGGCTTCCTCACCCGCGACCGGGGCAAGGTAGGCCGGGAGATCGAGGGCCTGCCCATATTGGGCCACTTCAGCCAGACCGGGGACATCGCGGCTTCCCACCACGTCCAGGTGGTGATCATCGCCCTGCCCCTGGAGGCCCACGAGGACCTGCCGGTTATCCTGGAGGGGCTCTCCCAGGAGATGGTGGACGTGCGCATCGTGCCCGACCTCTACCGTTTCATGAGCTTGGGAAGCACGGTGGAGTCCTTCGAGGGGATGCCCATCATCGGCCTCCGGGGCAGCCGCCTGGAGGGCTGGCCCCGGGTGTTCAAGCGCGCGGTGGACGTGGTGGGCTCCCTGGCCCTGATCACCCTGTTCAGCCCCCTGATGGTGCTCATCGCCATATTGGTTAAGCTCACTTCGCGGGGCCCGGTGCTCTACCGCCAGCGGCGCATGGGCCTGGACGGGGTGGAGTTCATGATGCTCAAGTTCCGCTCCATGCGCCCCAAGGCCGAGGCCGAGACCGGGGCGGTGTGGGCCTCGCCCGACGACCCCCGCCGCACCCCCCTGGGCAAGATACTGCGCAAGACCTCCCTGGACGAGCTGCCCCAGTTCTTCAATGCCCTCAAAGGCGAGATGAGCCTGGTGGGCCCCCGCCCCGAGCGGCCGGAGCTGATCCAGGAGTTCCGCAGCCAGATTCCGGGCTACATGCTTAGGCATATGGTCAAGGCGGGCATCACCGGCTGGGCCCAGATAAACGGCTGGCGGGGCAACACCGACCTGAACAAGCGCATCGAGCACGACCTGTACTATATTGAAAACTGGTCGCTGTGGTTCGACCTCAAGATCATGCTGCTCACCCCCTTCCGGGGCCTGATCAGCCCCCATGCCTACTAG
- the rpoZ gene encoding DNA-directed RNA polymerase subunit omega produces MARVTVEDCLREVPNRFSLVHLAAKRVRQLREGAPPMIQVKNKEIVVALREIAAGDVYPVSAAEAEKERAEAEARERDRLAQAQQALEAAQEAGEALEEAVEELKDEDK; encoded by the coding sequence ATGGCTCGAGTAACGGTGGAAGACTGCCTGCGCGAGGTGCCCAACCGCTTCTCCCTGGTGCATTTGGCCGCCAAGCGGGTGCGCCAGCTCCGGGAGGGCGCGCCGCCCATGATCCAGGTGAAGAACAAGGAGATCGTGGTGGCCCTCAGGGAGATCGCCGCTGGCGACGTATACCCTGTGAGCGCCGCCGAGGCCGAGAAGGAACGCGCCGAGGCCGAGGCCCGCGAGCGCGACCGCCTGGCTCAGGCCCAGCAGGCCCTGGAAGCGGCCCAGGAGGCCGGCGAGGCCCTGGAAGAGGCCGTGGAAGAGCTGAAAGACGAAGACAAATAG
- the dnaJ gene encoding molecular chaperone DnaJ, whose amino-acid sequence MSKRCYYEILEVERTADHETIKKAYRRMAMECHPDRNPDDPEAENRFKEASEAYQVLSDPEKRQLYDTYGHDGLKSTGYQGFNGMGDIFSAFGDIFEGLFGFGGPTRDPGGPHPGRDLRYDMELSLEEMASGHTANIQVHRETACGECGGSGQAGGEEPQVCSVCGGQGQVARAQGLFRVVTTCPQCRGEGRVVTDPCPECRGRGRVREQKELTVQVPAGIEHGQRLRMRSEGEGGYAGGPHGDLYVVLHQMQHPVFERQGNDLYRRLEVSMFQAALGQEVGVASLIDGEVPLEIPAGADTGEMLRIKGLGMPKLRSGRRGDMYVQLVVRTPRKLSKAQRELMEQAMALGDQEAAPLLGENGGEESAEEPKGKGKKRKKKRGLFSRD is encoded by the coding sequence ATGAGTAAACGCTGCTATTACGAGATCTTGGAGGTCGAGCGCACCGCCGACCACGAGACCATCAAGAAGGCCTATCGCCGCATGGCCATGGAGTGTCATCCGGACCGCAACCCGGACGACCCCGAGGCCGAAAACCGCTTCAAGGAGGCCTCCGAGGCCTACCAGGTCCTGAGCGACCCGGAGAAGCGCCAGCTCTACGACACCTATGGTCACGACGGGCTGAAGTCCACCGGCTACCAGGGCTTCAACGGCATGGGCGACATCTTCAGCGCCTTCGGAGACATCTTCGAAGGGTTGTTCGGTTTCGGCGGGCCCACCCGCGACCCCGGCGGGCCCCATCCCGGCCGCGACCTGCGCTACGACATGGAGCTGAGCCTGGAGGAGATGGCCAGCGGCCACACCGCCAACATCCAGGTGCACCGCGAGACCGCCTGCGGCGAATGCGGCGGCAGCGGCCAGGCCGGGGGCGAGGAGCCCCAGGTCTGCTCGGTGTGCGGCGGCCAGGGCCAGGTGGCTCGGGCCCAGGGCCTGTTCCGGGTGGTCACCACCTGCCCCCAGTGCCGGGGCGAAGGCCGGGTGGTCACCGACCCCTGCCCCGAGTGCCGAGGCCGGGGCCGGGTGCGCGAGCAAAAGGAACTCACCGTGCAGGTGCCCGCGGGCATCGAGCACGGCCAGCGCCTGCGCATGCGTAGTGAGGGCGAGGGCGGCTACGCCGGCGGCCCCCACGGCGACCTCTACGTGGTGCTGCATCAGATGCAGCACCCGGTGTTCGAGCGCCAGGGCAACGACCTCTACCGCCGCCTGGAGGTGAGCATGTTCCAGGCCGCCCTGGGCCAGGAGGTGGGGGTGGCCAGCCTCATCGACGGCGAGGTGCCCCTGGAGATTCCCGCCGGGGCCGACACCGGCGAGATGCTGCGCATAAAGGGCCTGGGCATGCCCAAGCTGCGCTCCGGCCGCCGGGGCGACATGTACGTGCAGCTCGTCGTGCGCACCCCGCGCAAGCTGAGCAAGGCCCAGCGCGAGCTCATGGAGCAGGCCATGGCCCTGGGAGACCAGGAGGCCGCTCCCCTGCTGGGCGAAAACGGCGGCGAGGAAAGCGCCGAGGAGCCCAAGGGCAAGGGCAAGAAGAGAAAGAAAAAGCGCGGCCTGTTCTCCCGGGACTAG